The following coding sequences are from one Nymphalis io chromosome 17, ilAglIoxx1.1, whole genome shotgun sequence window:
- the LOC126774998 gene encoding uncharacterized protein LOC126774998: MADAEQTLREFLDKILDEKNYKPQEINIKAISTDGGNYTSVLFLVNVSSPNREELKLFAKVATVGENLRVRMNADWLYGNERFVYTKLVKIYKDLEDELNIPNEHKYLIPKFYGCKEDKGKETVVLENLTESGYKTFDRFKSMDWEHACAGVENLAKFHALSFAFAKYRPEEFDELTHDLKFKIGNEETLADEVTKEVWMKMIKGSLEVLKEEQREAVGRFLVESQNNFVKYNNPIGNPVIVHGDYRLSNLLFRKQDDTLKAISVDYQTVYAGTPVCDLIYFIILGSDEEFRKQYYDKLLDHYYTNLEEALKRFAVDPLEVYPRTKFNSDLKTMMPYAVLIGVTILPVVTVEAASAPKVDGDADVSDFVMAPNELFAERFRGIINDCFKWGVI, translated from the exons ATGGCGGACGCAGAGCAAACGTTACGTGAATTTTTGGACAAAATATTAgatgaaaaaaattacaagccgcaagaaattaatattaaagcaatATCGACTGATGGAGGAAATTATACATCAGTGCTGTTCCTTGTGAACGTCTCGTCTCCGAACCGAGAAGAGCTCAAACTCTTCGCGAAAGTTGCGACCGTGGGAGAAAACTTGCGAGTCCGAATGAACGCGGATTGGCTTTACGGAAATGAGAGGTTTGTTTACACTAAACTGGTTAAAATTTACAAAGACTTAGAAGACGAATTGAACATACCAAAtgaacacaaatatttaattccCAAATTTTACGGCTGTAAAGAGGATAAAGGTAAAGAAACAGTCGTGTTAGAGAATTTAACTGAGAGTGGTTATAAGACTTTTGATAGATTCAAATCAATGGATTGGGAACACGCTTGCGCTGGTGTTGAGAATTTAGCTAAGTTCCATGCATTATCATTCGCTTTCGCGAAGTATCGTCCTGAGGAATTTGATGAACTCACACACGATTTGAAATTTAAGATTGGTAATGAGGAAACTCTCGCAGACGAGGTGACGAAAGAGGTGTGGATGAAAATGATCAAGGGTTCATTAGAAGTTTTAAAAGAAGAGCAGAGAGAAGCTGTGGGGCGCTTTCTAGTTGAAAGTCAGAATaattttgtcaaatataataatccaATTGGTAATCCGGTTATAGTGCACGGAGATTATAGATTGAGTAACCTTCTATTCAGGAAACAG GATGACACACTTAAAGCTATTTCTGTTGATTACCAAACCGTCTACGCCGGGACTCCGGTTTGTGACCTCATTTATTTCATCATATTGGGTTCAGATGAAGAGTTCAGAAAGCAATACTATGATAAATTATTGGATCACTATTATACAAATCTAGAAGAAGCGTTGAAGAGGTTTGCTGTGGATCCATTAGAGGTTTATCCAAGGACGAAATTTAACAGTGATTTAAAAACG ATGATGCCATATGCCGTGCTGATAGGTGTGACGATACTCCCAGTGGTGACCGTTGAAGCCGCATCTGCGCCTAAAGTAGATGGCGACGCTGATGTCAGCGATTTCGTAATGGCGCCCAATGAATTATTCGCCGAGAGATTCCGTGGaattataaatgattgtttTAAATGGGGCGTCATTTAA